A stretch of Saccharothrix texasensis DNA encodes these proteins:
- a CDS encoding transglycosylase family protein, which yields MASYRGKHRPTTSSTARSIAKVAVAGVIVGAPLAMAAGTANAQSDVNWDAVAACESGGNWSINTGNGYYGGLQFLPSTWTSHGGSGMPHQASREEQIRVAENVLQTQGIGAWPVCGPKGLGGAAAPARTAPAPAQPRQAAPAPVQQAAPVQEAPAPVTVALPSSNPNGDYEIKAGDSLSKIADELKVEGGWAKLHELNKEFIPNADLILPGHKIATK from the coding sequence ATGGCTTCTTACCGAGGCAAGCACCGTCCGACCACCAGTTCCACCGCCCGGAGCATCGCGAAGGTCGCCGTCGCCGGCGTCATCGTCGGAGCGCCCCTGGCCATGGCCGCCGGCACCGCCAACGCGCAGTCCGACGTCAACTGGGACGCGGTCGCCGCGTGCGAGAGTGGCGGCAACTGGAGCATCAACACCGGCAACGGCTACTACGGCGGCCTGCAGTTCCTGCCGTCCACGTGGACCTCCCACGGTGGTTCCGGAATGCCCCACCAGGCTTCCCGCGAGGAGCAGATCCGGGTGGCCGAGAACGTGCTGCAGACCCAGGGCATCGGCGCCTGGCCCGTCTGCGGCCCCAAGGGCCTGGGCGGCGCCGCGGCGCCCGCCAGGACCGCCCCGGCCCCGGCGCAGCCGCGCCAGGCCGCCCCCGCGCCGGTCCAGCAGGCCGCGCCGGTCCAGGAGGCCCCCGCTCCCGTGACCGTGGCGCTGCCGTCCTCCAACCCGAACGGCGACTACGAGATCAAGGCGGGCGACAGCCTGTCGAAGATCGCGGACGAGCTGAAGGTCGAAGGCGGCTGGGCCAAGCTGCACGAGCTCAACAAGGAGTTCATCCCGAACGCCGACCTCATCCTGCCTGGCCACAAGATCGCCACCAAGTGA
- the moaC gene encoding cyclic pyranopterin monophosphate synthase MoaC, translating to MSNQFTHLDSSGAARMVDVSEKEQTTRTAVASGVLRTTDEVVALLGSDGLPKGDALATARIAGIMAAKRTWELVPLCHPIALSGVRVDLVLGDAEVRITATVRTTDRTGVEMEALTAVSVAGLTLHDMVKAVDPAASLDAVRVERKEGGKTGLWERP from the coding sequence ATGAGCAACCAGTTCACCCACCTGGACTCCAGCGGCGCCGCGCGCATGGTCGACGTGTCCGAGAAGGAGCAGACCACGCGCACGGCGGTGGCGTCCGGTGTGCTGCGCACGACGGACGAGGTGGTGGCGTTGCTGGGCAGCGACGGCCTGCCGAAGGGCGACGCGCTGGCCACGGCCCGCATCGCCGGGATCATGGCGGCCAAGCGGACGTGGGAGCTGGTGCCGCTGTGTCACCCGATCGCGTTGTCCGGGGTGAGGGTGGACCTCGTGCTCGGTGACGCCGAGGTGCGCATCACCGCGACCGTCCGCACGACGGACCGCACGGGCGTGGAGATGGAGGCGTTGACGGCCGTGTCGGTGGCCGGGCTGACGCTGCACGACATGGTGAAGGCGGTCGACCCGGCGGCGTCGTTGGACGCGGTGCGGGTCGAGCGCAAGGAGGGCGGCAAGACCGGCCTGTGGGAGCGCCCGTGA
- a CDS encoding NAD-dependent malic enzyme, which produces MPVPGPGYSITVRLEAPPSASAAGDLTSAVGRAGGVITAFDVVESHTDRVIIDLTCNALSANHAKDITDTLELLPGIVVRKVSDRTFLVHLGGKIEISSKVPLRNRDDLSRAYTPGVARVCMAIAENPDDARRLTIKRNTVAVVTDGSAVLGLGNIGPAAALPVMEGKAALFKKFAGVDAWPVCLDTQDTEEIIRAVELIAPVYGGINLEDIAAPRCFEIEARLREKLDIPVFHDDQHGTAIVVVGALRNALRVVGKKITDCKVVVCGVGAAGSAIIRLLLKQEPGDVVAVDVDGIVHRDRPGLDDNLKSVAASTNKDNVTGRLKDALVGADVFIGVSAPNLFGAEQVATMNQDAIVFALANPDPEIDPMEAQKHAAVVATGRSDFPNQINNVLAFPGVFRGLLDAHARTITDSMLIAAANAIADVVDGDRLNASFIVPSVFDTSVAPAVAEAVRKAATESASA; this is translated from the coding sequence ATGCCGGTCCCCGGCCCTGGTTACTCGATCACCGTCCGGCTGGAGGCCCCGCCGTCGGCGTCGGCCGCCGGCGACCTTACCTCGGCCGTCGGCCGGGCGGGCGGCGTGATCACCGCGTTCGACGTCGTCGAGTCGCACACGGACCGGGTGATCATCGACCTCACCTGCAACGCGCTGTCGGCCAACCACGCCAAGGACATCACCGACACCCTGGAGCTGCTGCCCGGGATCGTGGTCCGCAAGGTGTCCGACCGGACGTTCCTGGTCCACCTCGGCGGCAAGATCGAGATCTCGTCCAAGGTGCCGCTGCGCAACCGCGACGACCTCTCCCGCGCCTACACGCCCGGCGTCGCCCGCGTCTGCATGGCCATCGCGGAGAACCCGGACGACGCCCGCCGCCTCACCATCAAGCGCAACACGGTCGCCGTGGTCACCGACGGCTCGGCCGTGCTCGGCCTGGGCAACATCGGCCCGGCCGCCGCGCTGCCCGTGATGGAGGGCAAGGCCGCGCTGTTCAAGAAGTTCGCGGGCGTCGACGCCTGGCCGGTCTGCCTGGACACCCAGGACACCGAGGAGATCATCCGCGCGGTCGAGCTGATCGCGCCGGTCTACGGCGGCATCAACCTCGAGGACATCGCCGCGCCGCGCTGCTTCGAGATCGAGGCGCGGCTGCGCGAGAAGCTGGACATCCCGGTCTTCCACGACGACCAGCACGGCACCGCGATCGTCGTGGTCGGCGCGCTGCGCAACGCCCTGCGCGTGGTCGGCAAGAAGATCACCGACTGCAAGGTCGTGGTGTGCGGGGTCGGCGCGGCGGGCAGCGCGATCATCCGGCTGCTGCTCAAGCAGGAGCCCGGCGACGTGGTGGCCGTCGACGTCGACGGCATCGTGCACCGCGACCGGCCCGGCCTGGACGACAACCTGAAGTCCGTCGCCGCGTCGACCAACAAGGACAACGTCACCGGCCGGCTGAAGGACGCGCTGGTCGGCGCGGACGTGTTCATCGGCGTGTCGGCCCCGAACCTGTTCGGCGCCGAGCAGGTCGCCACCATGAACCAGGACGCGATCGTGTTCGCGCTGGCCAACCCGGACCCGGAGATCGACCCGATGGAGGCGCAGAAGCACGCCGCCGTCGTGGCCACCGGCCGCAGCGACTTCCCGAACCAGATCAACAACGTGCTGGCGTTCCCGGGCGTGTTCCGGGGCCTGCTCGACGCCCACGCGCGCACGATCACCGACTCGATGCTGATCGCGGCGGCCAACGCCATCGCCGACGTGGTGGACGGCGACCGGCTCAACGCGTCGTTCATCGTGCCCAGCGTGTTCGACACCTCGGTCGCCCCCGCGGTCGCGGAGGCCGTGCGCAAGGCCGCCACGGAATCCGCGTCCGCCTAG
- a CDS encoding 3'-5' exonuclease yields the protein MNDTTALLNVVDIEATCWAGDPPPGQVSEIIEIGLTTVDLASGERVGKHRVLVRPRCSSVSPFCTGLTGLTQAEVDTGVDFAEACRQLAVEHQAGSRSWASWGDYDREQFSRQCRATGVPYPFGQRHWNAKLVFTGAHGLRKRPGMAQALEIAGLPLEGRHHSGADDAWNIAALVLHLAGRDSWPAEPTTTPGDRLG from the coding sequence GTGAACGACACGACGGCACTGCTCAACGTGGTCGACATCGAGGCCACGTGCTGGGCGGGCGACCCACCCCCCGGACAGGTCTCCGAGATCATCGAGATCGGCCTGACGACGGTCGACCTGGCGTCGGGCGAACGGGTCGGCAAGCACCGGGTCCTGGTCCGGCCGCGGTGCTCGTCGGTCAGCCCGTTCTGCACCGGGCTGACCGGCCTGACGCAGGCGGAGGTGGACACGGGCGTCGACTTCGCCGAGGCGTGCCGGCAGCTGGCCGTCGAGCACCAGGCCGGTTCGAGGTCGTGGGCGAGCTGGGGCGACTACGACCGCGAGCAGTTCTCGCGGCAGTGCCGGGCGACCGGCGTGCCCTACCCGTTCGGGCAGCGGCACTGGAACGCGAAGCTGGTGTTCACCGGGGCGCACGGGCTGCGCAAGCGGCCGGGCATGGCGCAGGCGCTGGAGATCGCCGGCCTGCCGCTGGAGGGCAGGCACCACTCGGGCGCGGACGACGCGTGGAACATCGCGGCCCTGGTCCTCCACCTGGCGGGGCGCGACTCCTGGCCGGCGGAGCCGACCACGACCCCGGGCGACCGCCTCGGGTGA
- a CDS encoding RICIN domain-containing protein: MRIRSFTIRAASSLVALCAVALTAVGTAATAPAATGPVSAAIAPASATPLPTTPVTTTSLAPPGKAHLLNPNSGLCLNVKGFGTEPSSRTEIWNCLDQPAELWELNNSGQLYNPNSGLCLNTVGYGVLAGTPTELWACNPKVALWSFNGATLMHKQSGLCLSVAGFGTTPGTPTEIWYCAGNPAENWKWWL, encoded by the coding sequence GTGAGAATCCGGTCATTCACTATTCGCGCGGCCTCTTCGCTCGTGGCGCTGTGCGCCGTCGCGCTCACCGCGGTCGGCACCGCCGCCACCGCACCCGCCGCCACCGGGCCTGTTTCCGCCGCCATCGCGCCCGCTTCCGCCACACCCCTCCCCACCACACCCGTGACCACCACGTCCCTCGCGCCGCCGGGCAAGGCCCACCTGCTGAACCCCAATTCGGGGCTGTGCCTCAACGTGAAGGGCTTCGGCACCGAGCCGAGCTCCCGGACGGAAATCTGGAACTGCCTCGACCAACCGGCCGAATTGTGGGAACTGAACAACAGCGGGCAGCTCTACAACCCGAACTCCGGATTGTGCTTGAACACGGTGGGCTACGGCGTCCTGGCCGGCACGCCGACAGAACTGTGGGCGTGCAACCCGAAGGTCGCGCTCTGGTCCTTCAACGGGGCCACCCTGATGCACAAGCAATCCGGTCTGTGCCTCAGCGTGGCCGGATTCGGCACCACCCCGGGCACGCCCACCGAAATCTGGTACTGCGCCGGCAACCCCGCCGAGAACTGGAAGTGGTGGCTCTAG
- a CDS encoding helicase-associated domain-containing protein, with the protein MSGTTLAEWLRAQDDSALVALLRARPDLATPPPADTTVLATRIGSRASVARACEDLDTLTLTVLEALLVLDADLAPVGRTAVQELFGPTDISGPLGTLRARALLWGGDHALSTPPATRDAVNPFPGGLGRSVPRLATADLADLDPDELRVLQTLAAGPPVGQTKDAAHVVSLANARTPIQKLLARGLLVRRDAQTVELPREIGLKVRGEHPLGAIRTTEPPLTTFRRDPSDVDHTGGGEALELSRHVETLLKSWSEDPPAVLRSGGVGVRELRKLAKDLDVDERRAALLVELVVNAGLVADTEGVEPEWVPTTQTDAWLVAAPEHRWATLAQAWLDLPRLPGLIGQRDERDRLLNPLAPELNRPGAPRDRKRILEALAALEPGTAVIDPDELAAVLAWRAPRRGGRLRDELVRWTVDEGTRVGVLAHNAITAQGRTLLVEGPGAAAKRLGDALPAPVDHVLVQADLTVVAPGRLDPELADEIALVADVESAGSATVYRVREGSVRRAFDAGRSAAELHELFRSRSRTPVPQSLTYLIDDAARRHGRLRGGAAGSFLRCDDPVLVTEVMSHAAAERLALRKIAPTVVVSPLPLAEVLDGLRDAGFAPAAEGPDGHVLDLRAGGRRIAGKGRRRPVQPSVPSDEQLGELVLLVRAGDRAATTTGGARVSVPGHLGAGPSATLALLQRAAQEGRSVLVDFVDGHGTAARRVITPQVVGGGVLEGVDVSYGEVRRFPLHRITSAALVEDDGA; encoded by the coding sequence ATGTCCGGCACGACCCTCGCCGAGTGGCTGCGGGCGCAGGACGACTCCGCGCTCGTGGCTCTGCTGCGCGCCCGGCCGGACCTGGCCACGCCCCCACCGGCGGACACGACCGTGCTCGCCACCCGCATCGGGTCGCGGGCTTCCGTGGCGCGGGCCTGTGAAGACCTCGACACGCTGACGCTGACCGTCCTCGAAGCGCTGCTCGTGCTCGACGCCGACCTCGCGCCGGTCGGCCGGACCGCCGTGCAGGAGCTGTTCGGCCCGACGGACATCAGCGGGCCCCTCGGCACGCTGCGCGCCCGTGCCCTGCTGTGGGGCGGCGACCACGCGCTGAGCACCCCGCCGGCCACCCGCGACGCGGTCAACCCGTTCCCCGGCGGCCTCGGCCGCTCGGTGCCGCGCCTGGCCACCGCCGACCTGGCCGACCTCGACCCCGACGAGCTCCGGGTCCTGCAGACCCTCGCCGCCGGTCCGCCGGTAGGCCAGACCAAGGACGCCGCGCACGTCGTCTCCCTCGCCAACGCCCGGACGCCGATCCAGAAGCTCCTCGCCCGCGGCCTGCTGGTCCGGCGCGACGCGCAGACCGTCGAGCTGCCCCGCGAGATCGGCCTGAAGGTCCGGGGCGAGCACCCGCTCGGCGCGATCCGGACCACCGAGCCGCCGCTCACCACGTTCCGCCGCGACCCCTCCGACGTCGACCACACCGGCGGCGGTGAGGCGTTGGAGCTGTCCCGGCACGTCGAGACGCTGCTCAAGAGCTGGTCGGAGGACCCGCCGGCGGTGCTGCGGTCGGGCGGCGTCGGCGTGCGGGAGCTGCGCAAGCTCGCCAAGGACCTCGACGTGGACGAGCGGCGGGCCGCGCTGCTGGTCGAGCTGGTCGTCAACGCGGGCCTGGTCGCCGACACCGAAGGCGTCGAACCCGAGTGGGTGCCGACCACGCAGACCGACGCGTGGCTGGTCGCCGCGCCCGAGCACCGGTGGGCGACGCTGGCCCAGGCGTGGCTCGACCTGCCGCGCCTGCCGGGCCTGATCGGGCAGCGCGACGAGCGCGACCGGCTGCTCAACCCGCTCGCGCCGGAGCTGAACCGGCCGGGCGCGCCACGCGACCGCAAGCGCATCCTCGAAGCCCTGGCCGCCCTGGAGCCGGGCACCGCCGTGATCGACCCGGACGAGCTGGCCGCCGTGCTGGCGTGGCGCGCGCCCCGACGTGGCGGGCGGCTGCGCGACGAGCTGGTGCGCTGGACCGTGGACGAGGGCACGCGGGTCGGCGTCCTCGCGCACAACGCGATCACCGCGCAGGGCCGCACGCTGCTGGTCGAAGGGCCCGGGGCGGCGGCGAAGCGGCTGGGCGACGCGTTGCCGGCGCCGGTCGACCACGTGCTGGTGCAGGCCGACCTGACCGTCGTCGCGCCCGGCCGGCTGGACCCGGAGCTGGCCGACGAGATCGCGCTGGTCGCGGACGTCGAGTCGGCCGGCAGCGCCACGGTCTACCGGGTGCGGGAAGGCTCGGTGCGGCGCGCGTTCGACGCCGGGCGCAGCGCCGCCGAGCTGCACGAGCTGTTCCGGTCCCGGTCGCGCACACCGGTGCCGCAGTCGTTGACGTACCTGATCGACGACGCGGCCCGCAGGCACGGCCGGTTGCGGGGCGGCGCGGCCGGGTCGTTCCTGCGCTGCGACGACCCCGTGCTGGTCACCGAGGTGATGTCGCACGCGGCGGCCGAGCGGCTGGCGCTGCGCAAGATCGCGCCGACCGTCGTGGTCAGCCCGCTGCCGCTGGCCGAGGTGCTCGACGGGTTGCGCGACGCCGGGTTCGCGCCCGCCGCCGAGGGGCCGGACGGTCACGTGCTGGACCTGCGGGCCGGTGGTCGGCGGATCGCGGGCAAGGGGCGGCGCAGGCCCGTGCAGCCGAGCGTGCCGTCGGACGAGCAGCTGGGCGAGCTGGTGCTGCTCGTGCGGGCGGGCGACCGCGCCGCGACGACCACCGGCGGTGCGCGGGTGTCGGTGCCGGGTCACCTGGGCGCGGGACCGTCGGCCACGCTCGCGTTGCTGCAACGCGCGGCCCAGGAGGGGCGCAGCGTCCTGGTCGACTTCGTGGACGGCCACGGCACCGCCGCCCGGCGCGTGATCACCCCGCAGGTCGTGGGCGGTGGCGTGCTGGAAGGCGTCGACGTCAGCTACGGCGAGGTCCGCCGCTTCCCCCTGCACCGCATCACCTCCGCCGCCCTGGTCGAGGACGACGGCGCGTAA